In Saccopteryx bilineata isolate mSacBil1 chromosome X, mSacBil1_pri_phased_curated, whole genome shotgun sequence, the genomic window CTTATGTGTAGACAAGTATTATCTAGACAACAAGAACACTTTTCTACGCAAGACTAGAAACTCAAAAGCTatgaagaaaaagacagacatgACATATATGACTACAGCAATCTTCAAGCATGTTGCTATAAGGATACCCATAAagtccaaagacaaagaaaacagatTTATCATATGTATAACAGATGAATGGTTAATATTTACAATACAAAAAAAGCTTCTACACATTGAGAAGAATGAGGAAAGCATATAACATGCAACTTCCAGAAGAACCAACACAAACTTCCAACAGCCCAATGTACAAGCACCAGTTGTGcacatgtatgtgcatgtgtgtggaggAGGCATGAGTTAAGAGTCACAATGAGATCTTGTTTCACCCCCCTAAGATTGGCACAAAATGAAAAAGCGTACTAACACCTGCTGGTGGGTGGTGGCCCAGGGAGCCCTCTCTCGTAGCTGGTAGAAATGTGAATCATGAGTGTCAGTAGGATAAGCAAGGGATTTAAAACCCATTTgcctttcggccctggccggttggctcagtggtagagcgtcggcctggcgtgcgggagacccgggtttgattctcagccagggcacacaggagaagcgcccatctgcctctccacccctccccctctccttcctctctgtctctctcttcccctcctgcagccaaggctccattggagcaaagatggcccgggcactgggggtggctctatggcctctgcctcaggagctggaatggctctggttgcaacagatcgacaccccagatgggcagagcatcaccccctggtaggcatgccgggtggatcctggttgggcgcatgtgggagtctgtctgactgcctccccgtttccaacttcagaaaaatacaaaataaataaataaaaataaaacccatgtgCCTTTCAATTGCACTCCTGAGACTGACCTGGAGAAAGGGGAGCTCCAATGTGCAGTGGTGTACACatgcacttttattttatttcattttattttattttattttttgtgagagggagggagaaaggaagggagagagatgagaagcatcaatttatagttgcattactttagttattcacggattgcttctcatatgtgccttggctggggtcTCCATCTGAGCTattgaccccctgctcaagccagcgatgttaggctcaagccagagaccatggtgtCATTcgacaaccccatgctcaagctggcgaccccgcgctcaaaccggtgaccttggggttttgggcCTGGGACTAGCAtcccaggtcgaagctctatccactgcaccaccaccagtcaggccacaaGTACACTTTCTAGCAGGGAATCAGTTCGCTGGATGAGGACTAGTAAAGTAGTTGGGTGCCAGCTCCAGCTGTACATGGGCCATCACTAAAGCCGaacagtgcctggggcagcacCTGCACCCATCACTGTGAAGTCAGGAGAGCACGTGCATGGGAGTACGTTTCCCACAGTGAAACCACCAGACTCCTGACGTCCTTTCAGAGGGCTCGTTATCTCCCTCCCACCACCATGAGCCTGCGCTAGCTACCCAATCAGAGCAAAACCAACACAACTATTTTCACTGGGGGCAGAAAGCAAATCTCCAGGCCATGGTATGGCAAGGCTGGGGAAAGGCCATGCGGCAACACTATTGCCACTTCGTTCAGGGGGAGGTAGAGCAACAGCTGCGGCCAGGAGGGGGTGCCTGGGTTTCTGGTGCTCAGTGTTGCAACTTGTAGTCAAGTTGAACTTTGAGAGTTTCAGTTTCTGTGAAATGTGGGGGTTGGCGCAGATGGTTTCTAAGATTCCTTTCAGCTTTGGAACCTCTAAACCGTTAGGCCAAACATGGGGAGACGGCCCCTTTGGTAATCATTGGCTTCTCAGCTGTGCTATGTGAGGGGTAGTGGTGGAAGATGGAGCCAGatagtaacaacaacaaataaatgaacagggAGGGGCAAGGACTTCTCAGAGCAGAGCCAGGCAgggccacagccaccagcctcCTTCCTCTAGTGTCTCAAGCACTGCAGGCACTCTCGAATCCTGAACCCCGGGGCAGGACTGAGGCAGTCTGTGGTCCCTGCCCTAGAAGCCAGGGCTTGCCAGGGCTGGAGGGGACCAGGAAACTGCTTGGCTAATCCTGGCcacactttttttgggggggggcagagagagtcagagagagggacagatagacaggaagggagagagatgagaaacatcaattctttgttgcagcaccttagttgctcattgattgctttctcatatgtgccttgatgtgggggggcACGCCTTGGCGGgggggggcactacagcagaccgagtgaccccttgctcgagccagcgaccttggtgagccttgctaaacctgatgagcccgcgctcaagctggcaaactccgggtctcaaacctgggtcctccgcatcccagtctggtgctctatccactgtgccactgcctggtcaggctcctggccACACtttttgagaaacactgaaaaaaattgtAGGCAGAAAGAGAAAGTTCCAGGCCTCTGGCTTTAATTGGGAAGGTTCAATGCAGGGCTATCGggtttagcaaataaaaagacatacCTAGTTcaatctgaatttcagataacaATGAACAGTGTTTCAACAGAAGCACATGTCATGTGAAATCTTGGACATACAGGTACTAAAATGTTATTCGTCATCCTGCATTTCATCTGACAACCTTGGACAGGAGCCCCTGCAGGAGAGAGTGGGGTTGGGCTTCTGGAGGTCTCTGCCCTCCTCGAGGTGTCTCTAACACAGGAGCCCTTCGGTGCAGTTCACTCTCCTGGGTGTCCCCAGGCCCTGGAGTGGTGAAGGCCCCTGTTGTTCCCCATGAAGCCGTCCTGAATCACCCTCCTCTGAATGTACCACCTGTTTCCTGTGGGGACCCCGCCTGACACAGGAGCGGAATGAAAACCACAAGGTTCTCAGGGTAATTTATTAAGTAGGTAttggtagaaataaaataaaataagctgcctgacctgtggtggcagagtagataaggtgtcgacctgggaatgctgaggtcaccggtttgaagcccagggcttgcctgtcaagacacataagagaagcaactactacaaattgatgcttcccgctcctctccccctgcctttctctctctccttcctctctctaaagtcaataaataaaatcttttaaaaataataaaattaaaagtaataataataataataataaaataagctatTGGTGCTTGCAGCTCAAAGGTGTGGAATGAGCAAGACTGCAAAGCCCCAGCAATTTTCAGTGGATCCACTCAGTCAATCAAGTAAACAGCTACTAAGAGAAATAGCGAAAGGGGGAAAGATCACCTAGACACTAGGTGAAGAGCCTGTCCCCTTCATTCCTCCACCTTCGCACCCCCATCTCTAACTGAGCCACCCAAGGaagaacctctctctctctccctctggcctCTTTGAGATAAGGGAGGCCTCTTTGGAGACGCCcatagtttttttctcttctagggCATATAGAGCCTTATAATGGAATAAAGCTGTTTCCCCAAGCAAATGCTGCCCTGGCTTTTCACCTTCTGGCTTGCCCTATTTCAGGCCCCTAAGTCCTGGGCCTGGCTCCACCATTTGTCCAGGCcttgggggtggggtagaggctGGTTAGCCAGCACCTGAGCAGAAGCAATCCTTATGGGGCTTGTACCTGCTGGGCTCTTCAGGTGACTCACCACCCATTCTAGGTATGCCCAGCCAAGACAGAACATCCGACCCAGGCACCCAGTTTCAAATGCATCTCAGTAGTCATGGCAACGGACCATATGCCAACCCGAGAGGCTTTTGGAGAGAGACGTCAGAGGGCACTGAGCTAATGCACATGGGCATCCAGACCTGAAATGCTATTTGGCAGGGACAGAGTATCCTCTCTGTCCTCACCTTTGTCTTTGAAGACCAGAGGCTTTCCAGGTCACAGAGGATGAAACAGGCATCTGAAGAACACGTTAAcagcaaggagagagaaggatCTCCAGGGGTCTGCGTGGGGCAACCCAAAGGCAGATCCACAGCCTCTCTCCGACTCCAGTGTCACCCCAGGCTTGCTGGTTCAAACACTACCATTTGTAAGAGAGGTATGCTGAGGGGTTTAAAGATGCCAACTCCAGAGACCCACTCCGAGATGCCATAAGGTCATGATTCCTAAGGACCCGGGATGACTGGGATGTGGGGATTGCTCAGACTATGTTCTGGGTCTCTCTCTCCAAGCGTGACTGGCATATGACATTTCGGTAACCCTAGCCTCTAAGGcggcgattttcaactggtgtgccacaagaatttttttttaatttcctttttaaatttttttttttcagagacagagaaagagtcagagagagggatagacagggacagacagacaggaacaaagagatgagaagcatcaatcattagttttttgttgtgcattgcgacaccttagttgttcattgattgctttctcatatgtgccttgaccacgggccttcagcagacgagtaaccccttgcttgagccagcaaccttgagtccaagctggtgagcttttgctcaaaccagatgagcccgtgctcaagctggcgacatcggggtctcgaacctgggtcctcagcatcccagtccgacgctctatccactgtgccaccgcctggtctggcaaataacacaagaatttttaaaacatgcaattcctgactatttagttgggggcactgacctcttttccctgaattgtcaaatacaaaaatgacaacagccaacacaacaatagttgtCTGGTATGAATCAAAACtatgcctattttttttgtcagatcgctaaaaacatctattttttggtgtgccagaattttagtcattactttatgtatgccatgagatgaaagaggTTGAAAATCACCACTCTAAGGACATCTCAGGCATACCCTGGCTCTGAGGCTGACCCACCAAGCAACATTCTGTTAAGAATTTAACTTTTAATATCTGTGTATACTTCTTCATCTAGacgcaccctgccttgttccacaAAGGCTAGGAAGTGACATCGCTTCCACATGACCTGCTGTTAGCTTGGCAGTTAAGATGGCATGGTGAGTTAATGCTCTGGCCTTCTGATTTCCCTATCAGTCTGCTGGGCATGGATATTTCATGTGACTCACTCACCCTGAACCCTCCTCTCTGGAACACTCGCTGACAACCCCACTGCCTGGCCTGGTGTGCTGGCCAGAAGCTACCCTTACCCCACTGTCACCAGCCCACATTTGTAACCCACATCCTGAAGTTACTGCAAACAACCATTCTCTCTCCAACTGGGAGCGTCATGGATTTCTTGGGGTGATTTTCCccccaacattttattttgaaaatttcaaactACAGAAAAGTTACAAGAATAGTACAATAAAGTATAACATTTCACCCTTAAATATTGAAGCCCATGATTTCGAAGGAAAGGACAGTCATCCATGTAATAATCATATCACATTCAGGAAATTTAACAATGAAGATAAAATGTCATCTGATTGTCTATTTTGACATTGGGGGTCAGTGGCTGTAAGTAGCCTCTTTCCACACTTTAATGCACTTCCCCTCAGGAGGGAGTTTCTGGCAGGTGTTTAACTTTGTCAGAAATAAGAATGCAAAGTGGAACTGAAGCACATCACAGACTTTGGATCAGAAGTGGCCCGTGAGCTGTAGAGATATATGCGAACGTGCCAGCTGATGGTCACACAGCTGGAGGACCACAAAGGCCAGGCAGGAGAGCACCTCCAGAATCAAGTATATTCCTGAACAGTCACTGCCATAGCACCTGCGGACATGcagggcctggccacagtggcagCAATGCACACACCCAGCGCAACCTCAAACCCACGCAGATGCAGCAGAGCAAGGCCATAACTAAACAGCGAGAGGCACTCGATGGTGAGGAGCAAGCGGAGCTCCCAGTAGGTCTAGGTAGAGGCACCAGGACACTGACCGTGCAAAGATGGGCAGAGTGGGCCGCTGATCGAACACAGCAGCAACCCAGCATCACAGTCTGCAGCCACTGCACTGGACTGTAGGCCAGGGCCATGGCAGCGAAGACATCCTTCAGGTAACAGCCCGCTGTACCTCATTAGGGCGCCTGGGGCACTGACATCTCTCTATAGCCAGTATACTGCCGGGAGCACAGAGGTCTAGTTAATGATTGAGTTAAAGGGCGGGGCAAGGAAAGTGGGGAGGTTGGTTCCCGGGGCTTCCGCATGGTGCTCATAACCCACGCGGACCAAGATGTCTTCAAAAACACCTGTGTAGACAGTGGCCATGCAGAGGCAGCTAGTCACAGCCACATGGCAGAGGGCCTGACCTGACTTGGGCTTCATCTGGAGCCCCAGTTGTGACTTGGGGCAAAGAGCTTAAAAGCATGGCAGCCTTCACTGTTATTTCAGAATTCAGATAAACAGCTTTTGCAAAACACTCAGCCTCCCAGCTGAGCCAGCAGGAAGAAGTCCTGTGATTTCCCACGCAGATGCTGTGACCTTGCCCTGGAGAGGCGGTGGCAGGCCAGAGGAAGGCAGGGGTCCTGCTGATTGGCTGGCATGAGTGGAGGACCGTTCTGCCTTTTCCTTTGTGGTTAGAAATAAAACCATCCAAAAAAGAGCCTCCTTCTTGATGACTTTCAGCCTTAGGATTCACCAACAGTttttatcagaagaaaaaaaaaaagcctgacctgtgggggtacagtggataaagccttgacctggaatgctgaagtcaccagtttgaaaccctgggcttgtccagttgaggcacatacaagaagcaactactacgagttgatgcttcctgctccttcctgcaACGTTCTCTCTATCCtccttaaaatcaatttaaaaaaatctttaaaaaaataaataaaagtgaaacgaTACTTACAGTATGTTCACCTTCTTACACACGACTTCTAGaagcctctagaacaggggtccccaaactttttacacagggggccagttcactgtccctcagaccattggagggctggactataaaaaaaaactatgaacaaatccctatgcatactgcacatatcttattttaaagtaaaaaaaaaaaaaaaaggaacaaatacaatatttaaaataaagaacaagtaaatttaaatcaacaaactgaccagtatttcaatgggaactatggacctgcttttggctaatgagatggtcaatgtgctcctctcactgaccaccaatgaaagaggtgccccttctggaagtgaggagggggccagataaatggcctcagggggccgcatgtggcccgtgggctgtagtttggggacccctgctctagaatctTCTCTTGCCTAGGCATTTTGTGCCTCTCCTGACACCTGTGCTGTTCTTCTCTCATCTGTGGACTATAAAAATCCTGCTCCTTACCCTAATTCCCTTGGAGCCACTATATTTAGAGATTCCAATCTTCCCTGGGTCTGTTCTTATAACTCAGAATGGGCTTCCCACCTCAGTAGTGTTATAAATGTGAAACTCTCCAGGCTAGCCCCCAAACCCTTTTAACCAAATACCCAGTTGAACAAGAGACCATCAGCTGTGGTCTGAGTTCTGGAGTCCAAGGCAAGAGATGGCGTGGTGATGGAGGAGGCGAGGGAGGAGGACAACGAGcatctcccctctgctctctgggTGTGAGGCCAGGCAGCACAAGGAGCTCTCCTCCAGGCCTGCTACCCTGGCTCCTCCTCTTGCCCTCTCTGGAAGTTCCATATCATGCCCAAATCACCTTCTTTCCTTGGCCCACAATAAAACTTTTCATTTCCTGCAGTCACAGAAGCAgacaatttaaaaacaatgtagACTTATCAGTGATTGTCAACTGCTTTGGGGCTGGCTGTGGGGTGAGTTGGCCTACTAGCCTAGAAATGTATTAGCGAAGAAAGAAGAGGTTTGATGCTCTGAAAATGACTCAAAGCCAAGACAGCAGGCGGTGGCAGGCACGGGAAAAGAAGGACGGTCTGTGTTCAAACCTCAGCTCCCCCACCTTCTGTGTGACGTGGGGCCTTAATCATTCTGGGCCTAAGTTTGCATACCTGTAGAATGGGGTCACTACAAGTACCTTCCCACAGATTCCTCATATATATTAAATGAGTTCTTATATATGTAGACCACTTAGcagcatttacttattttttaatgtttatttattgattttattttattttttatttatttatatatttttttgtatttttctgaggttggaaacggggaggcagtcagacagactctcgcatgcacctgactgggatcctcctggcatgcccatcagggggcgatgctctgcccatccggggcatcgctctgccaatcagagccattctagcgcctggggcagaggccacagagccatcctcagcacccgggcaaactttgctccaatggagccttggctgcaggaggggaagagagagacagagaggaaggagagggggaggggtggagaagcagatgggcacctctcctgtgtgccctggctgggaatcgaacccgggactctcgcatgccaggccgacgctctatcactgagccaactggccagggcctttattgattttagagagacaggaagagagagagaggagagaaacatcgatttgttgttccacttatttgtgcactcattgggTGATTCTatcatgtgccctaaccggggttTGTACCTGCAAATTACATGTATGGAGACTATGCGagatctaaccaactgaactacccagccatggcagcaccatttatttataattattattttttttaagtgagagtgagagacaaagagatagagacaggaagggagagagataagaagtatcaactcatagttgcagcaccttagttgttcattgattgcttctctatttttttttttaagtgagaggaggggagatagtgagacagactcccgcatgggaccctgactgggatccacctgggaaccctcgtctggggccaatgctctaatcaactgagctatccttagaacctggggccaacgctcgaaccagtcaaaccactggctgcgagaaaggaagagagagagaagtaggagaggaggggaagaaaagcagatggtcgcttctcatgtgtgccttgactggggattgaacccgggacactCACaatactgggccgatgctctatccactgagtcaaccagccaaggcctgattgcttttcatatgtgccttgacagggggaagggggttggaactcaagccaagccagtgacgccttgctcaaggcagcaaccttgggcttcaagccagcaacctttgggctcaagccagtgaccatgggatcatgtttagcCCACGCTCAGACCagtaatctcagggttttgaacgtgggtcctcagtgtcccagattgacgCTCTCTCTGCTGTGCCAGCACCAGTCAGGCAGCACCATTTATTTTTGAAGCTCaatatctatctcccttcctgcagTTTAGGCCCTGAAAGGGTGAGACAGGGACTgattctctgctctcccttcagTGCTCAGTGAAGACCTACTCAATTTCAATTCAGTTTCATTTAAGCACCAAGCTGGCACCTTTGCTCTTTTTCCTTGCTCTTCCTTCGGTTCCCTTTGCCACTTCACTTCTCAGTCGGGCCAAGGGGCCCACCGGCATCCTTTGGGGAAGGAACTGCTAGGCCTTAGgccaagttttctttctttctttctttttttttttagattttatttattcactttagagagaggagacaaagacagagagagagagaaggggagagagaaggggggagagaaggagggaggagcaggaatcatcaactctcacatgtgccttgaccaggcaagcccagggttttgaaccgacgacctcagtgttccaggttgacgctttacccactgtgccaccacaggtcagcaggcTGAG contains:
- the TMEM187 gene encoding LOW QUALITY PROTEIN: transmembrane protein 187 (The sequence of the model RefSeq protein was modified relative to this genomic sequence to represent the inferred CDS: inserted 7 bases in 5 codons; substituted 3 bases at 3 genomic stop codons) produces the protein MKPKSGQALCHVAVTSCLCMATVYTGVFEDILVRVGYEHHAEAPGTNLPTFLAPPFNSIINXTSVLPAVYWLXRDVSXPRRPNEVQRAXYLKDVFAAMALAYSPVQWLQTVMLGXAAVFDQRPTLPIFARSVSWCLYLDLXWELRLLLTIECLSLFSYGLALLHLRGFEVALGVCIAATXGQALHVRRCYGSDCSGIYLILEVLSCLAFVVLQLCDHQLARSHISLQLTGHFXSKVCDVLQFHFAFLFLTKLNTCQKLPPEGKCIKVWKEATYSH